One window of Streptomyces sp. FIT100 genomic DNA carries:
- the pelF gene encoding GT4 family glycosyltransferase PelF has product MSQGRHVTMLTEGTYPHAHGGVSTWCDQLVRGMPEVGFTLTALTGSGREPVVWELPPNVHGHTAVPLWGPRPGRPRAPRGRTARRRFLATYERFLLSVLDPDAHCDFGDAIDALALEARAGRLSAALRTEDAVRTLMWIWTMPHLPVAAARPTAHDALTATDLLEHALRALAVPVPADSVAHAVSSGLATLPAIAAKRLDGVPFLLTEHGIYLRERYLGYRGAGQRRAVKTLMLGFYRQLNTLGYRRADLITPCNRYNRRWEERGGADADRIRTVYNGVDPGAFPHAGAEPRVPTLSWAGRIDPIKDLETLIRAYALARSELPELRLRLFGAAPEGGEWYRTRLEKLAAELGVAHGIHWEGRISDVARAYAAGHVVMLSSISEGFPFSVIEAMSCGRTTVSTDVGGVREAVGDTGLVVPPREPEALAAAAVELLRDGERRAELGRRARQRVIDRFTLRRSVDAFRAIYRELAGGAGGERASAGSAGPAESGWTVDDWTVELRDPWYRELAADGSVW; this is encoded by the coding sequence ATGAGCCAGGGACGTCATGTCACCATGCTCACCGAAGGCACCTATCCACATGCCCACGGCGGCGTCAGCACCTGGTGCGACCAGCTCGTCCGCGGCATGCCCGAGGTCGGTTTCACCCTGACCGCCCTCACCGGCAGCGGCCGCGAGCCCGTCGTCTGGGAGCTGCCGCCCAACGTGCACGGCCACACCGCCGTGCCGCTGTGGGGGCCGCGCCCGGGCCGCCCGCGCGCGCCGCGCGGCAGGACGGCCCGCCGCCGCTTCCTCGCCACGTACGAGCGGTTCCTGCTCTCCGTCCTCGACCCGGACGCGCACTGCGACTTCGGCGACGCCATCGACGCGCTCGCGCTGGAGGCACGCGCGGGCCGGCTCTCGGCCGCGCTGCGCACCGAGGACGCCGTCCGCACCCTGATGTGGATATGGACCATGCCGCATCTGCCGGTCGCCGCGGCCCGCCCCACCGCCCACGACGCCCTGACCGCCACCGACCTCCTCGAACACGCGCTGCGCGCGCTCGCCGTCCCCGTGCCCGCGGACAGCGTCGCGCACGCCGTCAGCAGCGGCCTCGCCACGCTCCCCGCGATCGCCGCGAAACGCCTGGACGGTGTGCCCTTTCTCCTCACCGAGCACGGCATCTACCTGCGCGAGCGCTATCTCGGCTACCGCGGCGCGGGCCAGCGCCGTGCGGTCAAGACGCTGATGCTCGGCTTCTACCGGCAGCTCAACACCCTGGGGTACCGGCGGGCCGATCTGATCACCCCCTGCAACCGGTACAACCGCCGCTGGGAGGAGCGGGGAGGCGCCGACGCGGACCGTATCCGCACGGTCTACAACGGCGTCGACCCCGGGGCCTTCCCGCACGCCGGAGCCGAACCCCGCGTCCCCACGCTGAGCTGGGCGGGACGCATCGACCCGATCAAGGACCTGGAGACGCTGATCCGGGCGTACGCCCTGGCCAGGAGCGAACTGCCCGAGCTGCGGCTGCGGTTGTTCGGGGCGGCGCCCGAGGGCGGGGAGTGGTACCGGACCCGGCTGGAGAAGCTCGCCGCCGAACTCGGCGTCGCGCACGGCATCCACTGGGAGGGGCGGATCAGCGATGTTGCGCGTGCCTACGCCGCCGGGCACGTGGTGATGCTCTCCAGCATCAGCGAAGGGTTCCCCTTCTCGGTCATCGAGGCGATGTCCTGCGGCCGGACCACCGTCTCGACGGACGTGGGCGGGGTCCGGGAGGCCGTCGGGGACACGGGTCTCGTCGTGCCGCCGCGCGAGCCGGAGGCGCTGGCGGCGGCGGCCGTCGAACTGCTGCGGGACGGCGAGCGCCGCGCGGAGCTCGGCCGCCGCGCCAGGCAGCGGGTCATCGACCGCTTCACACTGCGGCGTTCGGTGGACGCCTTCCGCGCGATCTACCGGGAGCTGGCCGGGGGCGCGGGTGGCGAACGGGCATCGGCCGGGTCCGCCGGGCCCGCCGAGTCCGGTTGGACGGTCGACGACTGGACGGTGGAGCTGCGCGACCCCTGGTACCGGGAGCTCGCGGCGGACGGGAGCGTGTGGTGA
- a CDS encoding leucyl aminopeptidase yields the protein MTALTLSTAGAATLRADAIVVGVAKGAAPKSGGLVVAAGAEAVDKAFDGKLATVLETLGASGAEGEVTKLPAPSGLKAPVVVAVGLGPAPEKDEAYRAESLRRAAGAAARALAGTKKAAFVLPIEASEDAEAIAEGALLGAYAFTAYQDGNGGLGGSPKDGKAAKDANGGNGKKQPLAEVALVGAKPRDKAYKAAAERAIALTEEINRARDLVNTPPNDLYPESFAAVATAAGKEHGIKVQVFDEKALVKGGYGGILGVGQGAANGPRLVRLGYTHPKAQKTLALVGKGITYDSGGISLKPAGHNETMKCDMSGAAAVFATVVTAARLGLEVNVTGWLALAENMPSGTATRPGDVLRMYSGTTVEVLNTDAEGRLVLADAITKASEENPDAIVDVATLTGAMVLALGHRRFGIMANDDAFRTSIHEIAEEVGEDSWPMPLPSDLRKGMDSPTADIANMGERMGGGLVAGLFLKEFVGEDITWAHLDIAGPAFNEGGPFGYTPKGGTGSAVRTLVKLAERTAAGDLG from the coding sequence GTGACTGCTCTCACTCTCAGCACGGCCGGCGCCGCGACGCTGCGCGCCGACGCGATCGTCGTCGGCGTCGCAAAGGGCGCTGCGCCCAAGTCCGGGGGACTGGTCGTCGCCGCCGGCGCCGAGGCCGTGGACAAGGCGTTCGACGGAAAGCTCGCCACCGTCCTGGAGACCCTCGGCGCCTCCGGTGCCGAGGGCGAGGTGACCAAGCTGCCCGCGCCGTCGGGCCTGAAGGCCCCGGTCGTGGTGGCGGTCGGGCTCGGTCCCGCGCCGGAGAAGGACGAGGCGTACCGGGCGGAGTCGCTGCGGCGCGCCGCCGGTGCCGCCGCGCGGGCGCTGGCCGGCACGAAGAAGGCCGCGTTCGTGCTGCCGATCGAGGCGTCCGAGGACGCCGAGGCGATCGCCGAGGGCGCGCTGCTCGGCGCGTACGCCTTCACCGCCTACCAGGACGGCAACGGCGGCCTCGGCGGCAGCCCCAAGGACGGCAAGGCCGCCAAGGACGCCAACGGCGGCAACGGCAAGAAGCAGCCGCTGGCCGAGGTCGCCCTGGTCGGCGCCAAGCCGCGCGACAAGGCGTACAAGGCCGCGGCCGAGCGGGCGATCGCGCTCACCGAGGAGATCAACCGCGCCCGCGACCTGGTGAACACCCCGCCGAACGACCTCTACCCCGAGTCGTTCGCCGCCGTCGCCACGGCCGCCGGCAAGGAGCACGGCATCAAGGTGCAGGTGTTCGACGAGAAGGCGCTCGTCAAGGGCGGCTACGGCGGCATCCTCGGCGTCGGCCAGGGCGCGGCCAACGGCCCCCGCCTGGTCCGGCTCGGCTACACGCACCCCAAGGCGCAGAAGACCCTCGCCCTCGTCGGCAAGGGCATCACGTACGACTCGGGCGGCATCTCGCTGAAGCCGGCCGGCCACAACGAGACGATGAAGTGCGACATGAGCGGCGCCGCCGCGGTGTTCGCCACCGTCGTCACGGCCGCCCGGCTGGGCCTTGAGGTGAACGTCACCGGCTGGCTGGCGCTCGCCGAGAACATGCCGTCCGGCACCGCCACCCGCCCCGGTGACGTCCTGCGCATGTACAGCGGCACGACGGTCGAGGTGCTCAACACCGACGCCGAGGGCCGGCTCGTGCTCGCCGACGCGATCACCAAGGCGTCGGAGGAGAACCCGGACGCGATCGTGGACGTGGCGACCCTGACCGGCGCCATGGTGCTGGCGCTGGGCCACCGCCGGTTCGGGATCATGGCCAACGACGACGCGTTCCGCACCTCGATCCACGAGATCGCGGAGGAGGTCGGCGAAGACTCCTGGCCCATGCCGCTCCCGTCGGACCTGCGCAAGGGCATGGACTCGCCGACCGCCGACATCGCCAACATGGGCGAGCGGATGGGCGGCGGTCTGGTCGCCGGTCTGTTCCTGAAGGAGTTCGTCGGCGAGGACATCACCTGGGCCCACCTGGACATCGCGGGACCGGCCTTCAACGAGGGCGGCCCGTTCGGCTACACGCCGAAGGGCGGCACCGGCTCCGCGGTCCGCACTCTGGTGAAGCTCGCCGAGCGTACGGCCGCCGGCGACCTGGGCTGA
- the lpdA gene encoding dihydrolipoyl dehydrogenase: protein MANDASTVFDLVILGGGSGGYAAALRGAQLGLDVALIEKDKVGGTCLHRGCIPTKALLHAGEIADQARESEQFGVKATFEGIDVPAVHKYKDEVISGLYKGLQGLIASRKVTYIEGEGRLSSPTSVDVNGRRVEGRHVLLATGSVPKSLPGLTIDGNRIISSDHALVLDRVPKSAIVLGGGVIGVEFASAWKSFGTDITIIEAMKHLVPVEDENSSKLLERAFRKRGIKFNLGTFFDKAEYTEDGVRVTLADGKTFEAEVLLVAVGRGPVSQGLGYEEQGVAMDRGYVLVDEYMRTNVPTISAVGDLVPTLQLAHVGFAEGILVAERLAGLKTVPIDYDGVPKVTYCHPEVASVGLSEAKAKEVYGADKVVALKYNLAGNGKSKILKTAGEIKLVQVKDGAVVGVHMVGDRMGEQVGEAQLIYNWEALPAEVAQLIHAHPTQNEALGEAHLALAGKPLHSHD from the coding sequence GTGGCGAACGACGCCAGCACCGTTTTCGACCTAGTGATCCTCGGCGGTGGCAGCGGCGGCTACGCCGCGGCACTGCGCGGAGCGCAGCTGGGCCTGGACGTCGCCCTGATCGAGAAGGACAAGGTCGGCGGCACCTGCCTGCACCGTGGATGCATCCCCACCAAGGCTCTGCTGCACGCGGGCGAGATCGCCGACCAGGCCCGCGAGAGCGAGCAGTTCGGTGTCAAGGCCACCTTCGAGGGCATCGACGTCCCGGCCGTCCACAAGTACAAGGACGAGGTGATCTCCGGGCTGTACAAGGGCCTGCAGGGTCTGATCGCCTCCCGCAAGGTCACGTACATCGAGGGCGAGGGCCGGCTGTCGTCGCCCACCTCCGTCGACGTCAACGGCCGCCGCGTCGAGGGCCGCCACGTTCTGCTCGCGACCGGCTCCGTGCCGAAGTCGCTGCCGGGTCTGACCATCGACGGCAACCGCATCATCTCCTCCGACCACGCGCTGGTCCTGGACCGTGTGCCGAAGTCCGCGATCGTGCTGGGCGGCGGCGTCATCGGCGTCGAGTTCGCCTCCGCGTGGAAGTCCTTCGGCACCGACATCACGATCATCGAGGCGATGAAGCACCTCGTCCCGGTCGAGGACGAGAACAGCTCGAAGCTTCTTGAGCGCGCCTTCCGCAAGCGCGGCATCAAGTTCAACCTCGGCACCTTCTTCGACAAGGCCGAGTACACCGAGGACGGTGTGCGGGTCACCCTCGCCGACGGCAAGACCTTCGAGGCCGAGGTGCTGCTGGTCGCCGTCGGCCGCGGCCCGGTCTCGCAGGGCCTGGGCTACGAGGAGCAGGGCGTCGCGATGGACCGCGGCTACGTGCTCGTCGACGAGTACATGCGGACCAACGTGCCGACGATCTCGGCCGTCGGCGACCTGGTCCCGACCCTCCAGCTCGCGCACGTCGGCTTCGCCGAGGGCATCCTGGTGGCGGAGCGGCTGGCCGGTCTGAAGACCGTCCCGATCGACTACGACGGCGTGCCGAAGGTGACGTACTGCCACCCCGAGGTCGCCTCCGTGGGCCTCTCCGAGGCCAAGGCCAAGGAGGTCTACGGCGCGGACAAGGTCGTCGCTCTGAAGTACAACCTCGCGGGCAACGGCAAGAGCAAGATCCTGAAGACCGCGGGCGAGATCAAGCTCGTCCAGGTCAAGGACGGTGCCGTGGTCGGCGTCCACATGGTCGGTGACCGTATGGGCGAGCAGGTCGGCGAGGCCCAGCTGATCTACAACTGGGAGGCTCTGCCGGCCGAGGTCGCGCAGCTCATCCACGCGCACCCGACGCAGAACGAGGCGCTCGGCGAGGCCCACCTGGCTCTGGCCGGCAAGCCGCTCCACTCCCACGACTGA
- the sucB gene encoding 2-oxoglutarate dehydrogenase, E2 component, dihydrolipoamide succinyltransferase yields the protein MPVSVTLPALGESVTEGTVTRWLKAEGERVEADEPLLEVSTDKVDTEIPAPASGVLYSIKVAEDETVEVGAELAIIDDGTGAPAAAPAPAAAAEAPAPAPVAEAPAAPAAPAAPAAPAAAAPAAPAGGAEGTDVVLPALGESVTEGTVTRWLKQVGESVEADEPLLEVSTDKVDTEIPAPTSGVLLEITVGEDETAEVGAKLAVIGAPGAAPAAPAAPAAPAPAPAAAAPAPAASAAPAPAAPAPAPAPVQAAPAPVAPAAPAAPAAVAPAAPAVSPAAPVDEGAYVTPLVRKLAAESGVDLSTVKGTGVGGRIRKQDVIAAAEAAKAAAAAPAPAAAVTAAGHAAAKKAPALEVSPLRGQTVKMTRMRKVIGDNMMKALHGQAQLSSVVEVDITKLMKLRAQAKDAFAAREGVKLSPMPFFVKAAAQALKAHPVVNARINEDEGTITYFDSENIGIAVDSEKGLMTPVIKGAGDLNLAGISKATAELAGKVRGNKITPDELAGATFTISNTGSRGALFDTIIVPPNQVAILGIGATVKRPAVIETEEGTVIGVRDMTYLTLSYDHRLVDGADAARYLTAVKAILEAGEFEVELGL from the coding sequence ATGCCGGTTTCCGTAACCCTTCCGGCGCTCGGCGAGAGCGTCACCGAGGGCACCGTCACCCGCTGGCTGAAGGCCGAGGGCGAGCGCGTCGAGGCCGACGAGCCGCTGCTCGAGGTGTCGACCGACAAGGTCGACACCGAGATCCCCGCGCCGGCCTCCGGTGTCCTGTACTCCATCAAGGTCGCCGAGGACGAGACCGTCGAGGTCGGCGCCGAGCTGGCCATCATCGACGACGGCACGGGCGCGCCTGCCGCCGCCCCGGCTCCGGCCGCCGCCGCCGAGGCTCCGGCGCCCGCGCCTGTGGCCGAGGCCCCCGCGGCTCCGGCCGCCCCCGCCGCCCCCGCCGCCCCCGCCGCCGCCGCGCCCGCCGCTCCGGCGGGCGGCGCCGAAGGCACCGACGTCGTGCTGCCCGCGCTGGGCGAGTCGGTCACCGAGGGCACCGTCACCCGCTGGCTGAAGCAGGTCGGCGAGTCCGTCGAGGCCGACGAGCCGCTGCTCGAGGTCTCCACGGACAAGGTCGACACCGAGATCCCGGCGCCCACCTCCGGTGTGCTGCTGGAGATCACGGTCGGCGAGGACGAGACCGCCGAGGTCGGCGCGAAGCTCGCCGTCATCGGCGCCCCGGGTGCCGCTCCGGCTGCCCCGGCCGCGCCCGCGGCTCCGGCTCCGGCCCCCGCCGCTGCGGCCCCGGCGCCCGCTGCCTCCGCCGCCCCGGCTCCGGCCGCTCCGGCTCCGGCGCCCGCGCCGGTCCAGGCCGCTCCCGCCCCGGTCGCGCCCGCGGCTCCCGCGGCTCCGGCTGCGGTCGCCCCCGCCGCCCCGGCGGTGTCCCCGGCCGCGCCGGTCGACGAGGGCGCGTACGTCACCCCGCTGGTGCGCAAGCTCGCCGCCGAGAGCGGTGTCGACCTGTCCACGGTCAAGGGCACCGGTGTCGGTGGCCGCATCCGCAAGCAGGACGTCATCGCCGCCGCCGAGGCCGCGAAGGCCGCCGCCGCTGCCCCGGCTCCGGCCGCCGCTGTGACTGCCGCCGGCCATGCCGCCGCGAAGAAGGCCCCGGCCCTCGAGGTGTCCCCGCTGCGCGGCCAGACCGTCAAGATGACCCGCATGCGCAAGGTCATCGGCGACAACATGATGAAGGCGCTGCACGGCCAGGCCCAGCTGTCCTCGGTCGTCGAGGTCGACATCACCAAGCTGATGAAGCTGCGCGCCCAGGCCAAGGACGCGTTCGCCGCCCGCGAGGGCGTCAAGCTGTCCCCGATGCCGTTCTTCGTGAAGGCCGCGGCCCAGGCGCTGAAGGCCCACCCGGTCGTCAACGCCCGGATCAACGAGGACGAGGGCACCATCACCTACTTCGATTCGGAGAACATCGGCATCGCCGTCGACTCCGAGAAGGGCCTGATGACCCCGGTCATCAAGGGTGCGGGCGACCTCAACCTGGCCGGTATCTCCAAGGCCACCGCCGAGCTGGCGGGCAAGGTCCGCGGCAACAAGATCACGCCGGACGAGCTGGCCGGCGCGACCTTCACGATCAGCAACACCGGTTCGCGCGGTGCGCTGTTCGACACGATCATCGTGCCGCCGAACCAGGTCGCGATCCTGGGCATCGGCGCGACGGTCAAGCGTCCCGCGGTCATCGAGACCGAGGAGGGCACGGTCATCGGCGTCCGCGACATGACGTACCTGACGCTCTCCTACGACCACCGTCTGGTGGACGGCGCCGACGCGGCCCGCTACCTGACCGCGGTCAAGGCGATCCTGGAGGCCGGCGAGTTCGAGGTCGAGCTCGGCCTCTGA
- a CDS encoding GntR family transcriptional regulator, translating into MTMPVVHSLRDQIREHIVEGIVSGRWKPGERIVERRIATELAVSQTPVREALRELESLRLIESAPNKGVRVRNLTAADLEESYPVRAGLEQIAAELAAERLAADCSALEPHVAALYEADAAADGTSQVRHTVAFHRELVKAAGNGVLLHTWEGLGIEVFTALSIRWLGTKQKSYAEEHEALVAAFRRRDPQIGALVKAHVLGCAPRA; encoded by the coding sequence ATGACCATGCCCGTCGTCCACTCGCTGCGCGATCAGATCCGCGAGCACATCGTGGAGGGCATCGTCAGTGGCCGCTGGAAGCCGGGCGAGCGGATCGTCGAGCGGCGCATCGCCACGGAGCTGGCCGTGAGCCAGACGCCGGTGCGGGAGGCGTTGCGCGAGCTGGAGTCGCTGCGGCTGATCGAGTCGGCGCCCAACAAGGGCGTACGGGTACGGAATCTGACGGCCGCCGACCTGGAGGAGAGCTATCCGGTCCGGGCCGGCCTTGAGCAGATCGCCGCCGAGCTGGCGGCGGAGCGGCTGGCCGCCGACTGCTCGGCGCTGGAGCCGCATGTGGCGGCGCTGTACGAGGCGGACGCCGCCGCCGACGGAACATCCCAGGTCCGCCACACGGTGGCCTTCCACCGGGAGCTGGTGAAGGCCGCGGGCAACGGGGTGCTGCTGCACACGTGGGAGGGGCTGGGGATCGAGGTCTTCACGGCGCTGTCGATCCGCTGGCTCGGTACGAAGCAGAAGTCCTACGCGGAGGAGCACGAGGCGCTGGTGGCGGCCTTCCGCCGCCGGGACCCCCAGATCGGTGCCCTGGTCAAGGCCCACGTCCTCGGCTGCGCGCCTCGCGCGTAG
- the aceE gene encoding pyruvate dehydrogenase (acetyl-transferring), homodimeric type, whose translation MTDPAASKLPRPSELDQLPDRDAEETAEWAASLDAVTKAAGPHRAAYLMRRTLQHAEGVSGLDLPKLLETDYVNTIPTASEPAPAGDEAMEQRITAWNRWNAAAMVTRGSKYGVGGHIATFASAAWLYETGFNHFFRGKEQDGSGDQLYIQGHASPGIYARAFLDGRLTEAHLDNFRQESGGNGLPSYPHPRRLPWLWEFPTVSMGLGPLSAIYQARFNRYLTNRGIKDVSASHVWAFLGDGEMDEPESTAALALASREGLDNLTFVINCNLQRLDGPVRANFKIVQELEAQFRGAGWNVVKSLWGNAWDELIQLDTTGALVRRLREVPDAQVQTYQTRDAAYIRQDFFGADPALVEMAKLLSDDKILECFHLSRGGHEPRKVYAAYKAALEFKGAPTVILAQTVKGFTLGEGFASKNANHQMKKLTVDEFKAMRDLLGLPIADSAFADGQVPYGHPGADSPEVRYLQERRAALGGPAPARRMHAVAPLPAPAEKAFAAFDKGSGSQSVATTMAFVRLMKDLIRDKETGRRWVPIVPDEARTFGMESLFPSLGIYSPKGQTYEPVDRDQLMYYREAKDGQILNEGITEAGSMADFIAAASSYATHGETMIPFYIFYSMFGWQRTADQMWQLADQLGKGFLVGATAGRTTLTGEGLQHADGHSPVIAATNPAALTYDPAFAYEVAAIVKDGLRRMYGEARPDEDPDVFYYLTVYNEPMPQPAKPEGVDEGIVRGLYRFKRGEGAAGDPRIQLLASGTAIHWALEAQQLLAAEWGVTADVWSATSWTELRRDALEADEALLRGESRVPYVRQALEGAEGPVLAVSDYMRQVPDQIAQWVEQDWSSLGADGFGLSDTREAARRHFGVDARSIVVAALAQLARRGEVPASAVKDARERYGL comes from the coding sequence ATGACCGACCCCGCAGCCAGCAAGCTTCCGCGTCCGAGCGAGCTCGACCAGCTCCCGGACCGTGACGCCGAGGAGACCGCCGAATGGGCGGCCTCGCTCGACGCCGTCACGAAGGCTGCCGGCCCGCACCGCGCCGCGTACCTGATGCGGCGGACCCTCCAGCACGCCGAGGGTGTGTCCGGGCTCGATCTGCCCAAGCTTCTGGAGACGGACTACGTCAACACCATCCCCACCGCCTCCGAGCCCGCCCCGGCCGGTGACGAGGCGATGGAGCAGCGGATCACCGCCTGGAACCGGTGGAACGCCGCCGCGATGGTCACCCGCGGCTCCAAGTACGGCGTCGGCGGCCACATCGCCACCTTCGCCTCCGCGGCCTGGCTCTACGAGACCGGCTTCAACCACTTCTTCCGCGGCAAGGAGCAGGACGGCTCCGGCGACCAGCTCTACATCCAGGGCCACGCCTCCCCCGGTATCTACGCCCGTGCCTTCCTCGACGGCCGCCTCACCGAGGCGCACCTGGACAACTTCCGCCAGGAGTCCGGCGGCAACGGCCTGCCGTCGTACCCGCACCCGCGCCGGCTGCCCTGGCTCTGGGAGTTCCCGACGGTCTCGATGGGCCTCGGCCCGCTCTCGGCGATCTACCAGGCGCGCTTCAACCGCTATCTGACCAACCGCGGCATCAAGGACGTCTCCGCCTCGCACGTGTGGGCGTTCCTCGGCGACGGCGAGATGGACGAGCCGGAGTCGACCGCGGCGCTCGCCCTCGCGAGCCGCGAGGGCCTGGACAATCTGACCTTCGTCATCAACTGCAACCTGCAGCGCCTCGACGGCCCGGTCCGCGCCAACTTCAAGATCGTGCAGGAGCTGGAGGCCCAGTTCCGCGGCGCCGGCTGGAACGTCGTGAAGTCGCTCTGGGGCAACGCCTGGGACGAGCTGATCCAGCTCGACACCACGGGCGCCCTGGTCCGCCGCCTCCGCGAGGTCCCGGACGCGCAGGTCCAGACGTACCAGACCCGCGACGCCGCCTACATCCGCCAGGACTTCTTCGGCGCCGACCCCGCCCTCGTCGAGATGGCGAAGCTGCTCTCCGACGACAAGATCCTGGAGTGCTTCCACCTGTCCCGCGGTGGCCACGAGCCGCGCAAGGTGTACGCCGCGTACAAGGCAGCCCTGGAGTTCAAGGGCGCCCCGACGGTGATCCTGGCCCAGACGGTCAAGGGCTTCACGCTCGGCGAGGGCTTCGCGTCCAAGAACGCCAACCACCAGATGAAGAAGCTGACGGTGGACGAGTTCAAGGCGATGCGCGACCTGCTCGGTCTGCCGATCGCCGACTCGGCCTTCGCCGACGGCCAGGTGCCCTACGGCCACCCGGGTGCGGACTCCCCCGAGGTCCGCTACCTCCAGGAGCGCCGCGCGGCCCTCGGCGGCCCCGCCCCGGCCCGCCGGATGCACGCGGTCGCCCCGCTGCCCGCGCCCGCCGAGAAGGCGTTCGCCGCCTTCGACAAGGGCTCCGGCAGCCAGTCGGTCGCGACGACGATGGCGTTCGTCCGGCTGATGAAGGACCTGATCCGCGACAAGGAGACCGGCAGGCGCTGGGTCCCGATCGTCCCGGACGAGGCCCGCACCTTCGGCATGGAGAGCCTCTTCCCCTCGCTCGGCATCTACTCGCCGAAGGGCCAGACGTACGAGCCGGTCGACCGCGACCAGCTGATGTACTACCGCGAGGCCAAGGACGGCCAGATCCTCAACGAGGGCATCACCGAGGCCGGTTCGATGGCCGACTTCATCGCCGCGGCGTCGTCCTACGCGACGCACGGCGAGACGATGATCCCGTTCTACATCTTCTACTCGATGTTCGGCTGGCAGCGGACCGCCGACCAGATGTGGCAGCTCGCCGACCAGCTCGGCAAGGGCTTCCTCGTCGGCGCCACGGCCGGCCGTACGACCCTGACCGGTGAGGGCCTCCAGCACGCCGACGGGCACTCTCCGGTGATCGCGGCGACGAACCCGGCGGCGCTGACGTACGACCCGGCCTTCGCGTACGAGGTCGCGGCGATCGTCAAGGACGGTCTGCGCCGTATGTACGGCGAGGCCCGTCCGGACGAGGACCCGGACGTCTTCTACTACCTCACCGTCTACAACGAGCCGATGCCGCAGCCCGCGAAGCCGGAGGGCGTCGACGAGGGCATCGTCCGCGGTCTCTACCGCTTCAAGCGGGGCGAGGGCGCTGCGGGCGACCCGCGCATCCAGCTGCTCGCCTCGGGTACGGCGATCCACTGGGCGCTGGAGGCGCAGCAGCTGCTGGCCGCCGAGTGGGGCGTCACGGCCGACGTGTGGTCCGCGACCTCCTGGACCGAGCTGCGGCGCGACGCCCTGGAGGCCGACGAGGCGCTCCTGCGCGGCGAGTCCCGGGTGCCGTACGTACGCCAGGCGCTGGAGGGCGCCGAGGGCCCGGTGCTCGCGGTCAGCGACTACATGCGCCAGGTGCCGGACCAGATCGCCCAGTGGGTGGAGCAGGACTGGTCCTCGCTCGGTGCGGACGGCTTCGGCCTGTCGGACACCCGTGAGGCGGCCCGCCGCCACTTCGGCGTCGACGCCCGGTCGATCGTGGTCGCCGCCCTGGCCCAGCTCGCCCGCCGCGGCGAGGTCCCGGCCTCCGCGGTGAAGGACGCCCGCGAGCGCTACGGTCTCTGA
- a CDS encoding YafY family protein: MRAARLIKMVLLLQSRPSMTAAELAQELEVSERTITRDALALSEAGVPVYADRGRAGGYRLVGGYRTRLTGLARTEAEALFLSGLPRALREMGLEDAASAARLKVSAALLPSLKDASRSAAQRFHLDAPGWYQEPEAPALLPAVAEAVWDDRVVAARYRDAERELEPYGLVLKAGVWYLCARADRRSFRVYRIDRFGAVALTDERFERDETFDLPAFWEARAAQFARSILRAEIVVRLSPDGAARLPYVTDRAAAREALKSAGPPDRRGRVTLTLPVESEEVAFDQLFGLGAGLEVLEPAGLRARFAEAAARMHGVYGEAQR, encoded by the coding sequence ATGCGCGCTGCCCGGCTCATCAAGATGGTTCTGCTCCTCCAGTCACGGCCTTCGATGACCGCAGCCGAGCTCGCCCAGGAGCTCGAGGTCTCCGAGCGGACCATCACCCGGGACGCGCTCGCGCTGTCGGAGGCGGGCGTTCCGGTGTATGCGGACCGTGGGCGGGCCGGTGGGTACCGGCTGGTCGGCGGGTACCGGACCCGGCTGACCGGGCTGGCGAGGACCGAGGCGGAGGCGCTGTTCCTGTCCGGGCTGCCGCGCGCGCTGCGCGAAATGGGCCTGGAGGACGCCGCGTCGGCCGCGCGGCTCAAGGTGTCCGCCGCCCTGCTCCCGTCGCTGAAGGACGCCTCGCGGTCGGCGGCGCAGCGGTTCCATCTGGACGCCCCCGGCTGGTACCAGGAACCGGAGGCGCCCGCGCTCCTTCCCGCGGTCGCGGAGGCGGTGTGGGACGACCGGGTGGTCGCCGCGCGCTACCGGGACGCCGAGCGGGAGCTGGAGCCGTACGGGCTCGTCCTGAAGGCCGGGGTCTGGTATCTGTGCGCACGCGCCGATCGCAGGTCGTTCCGGGTCTACCGGATCGACCGGTTCGGCGCCGTCGCCCTCACCGACGAGCGCTTCGAGCGGGACGAGACCTTCGATCTGCCCGCCTTCTGGGAGGCGCGCGCCGCGCAGTTCGCCCGCTCGATCCTGCGCGCCGAGATCGTCGTACGGCTCTCCCCGGACGGCGCCGCCCGGCTCCCGTACGTCACCGACCGCGCCGCGGCCCGCGAGGCGCTGAAGTCCGCGGGCCCGCCGGACCGGCGCGGCCGGGTGACGCTCACGCTGCCGGTCGAGTCGGAGGAGGTGGCGTTCGATCAGCTCTTCGGTCTCGGAGCCGGGTTGGAGGTGCTGGAGCCCGCCGGCCTCCGCGCCCGCTTCGCGGAGGCCGCCGCCCGTATGCACGGCGTGTACGGGGAGGCTCAGCGGTAG